Part of the Rhizobium rosettiformans genome is shown below.
ATCGCATGGGGGCGACCACCGTCTACGTCACCCACGATCAGCTGGAAGCCATGCAGATGGGCGACAAGATTGTCGTCATGAACCATGGCGTGATCGAGCAATTCGGCAAACCCCAACAGATCTACGACTGGCCGGCGTCCAAGTTCGTGGCAAAGTTTATCGGCTCGCCGCCGATGTCCTTCCTGGAATTCGATGGGGCAATTGAAGAAGGCGGCAACGCGGTTTTGATCGGTGAATCTCGCATCGAGCTTCCCAAATCCAGAGAAGGCCGCAAGGGCGCGCTCACGCTCGGGGTGAGGCCGGAACATGTTCGTCTGTCGGACGCAGCTGACCTTAGGGGACGGGTCGCCGCCGTCGAATATCTGGGCACCACACAGATCCTCACGATCGAGACCAACCACGGAGAGATCAAGGCGCGGACAGCATCGAGCGATGTGATCAAAACAGGGGCTTCCGTTGGGCTTGAATTGGATCGCCGCTCGCTCACCCTGTTTGATGCGATGAGCGGAAAGGCCCTGCTATCCGAAGGCAATGAAGGAGTGCTGAGCCGTGGCTGACGTCATCCTTTCCAGCATCAGCAAGTCGTTCGGTGCCACCCGTGCGCTCGATGACGTGACAATGACCGTTCCCGACGGCGCGTTCGTGGTACTCCTGGGGCCCACCGGAGCCGGAAAAACCACGCTTCTGCGCACGGTGTCCGGCCTTGAAACCCAAGACAAGGGTGACGTCAGGATCGGCGGACATTCCATGGCGGGCCTGACACCGGCACAGCGCAACATCGCGATGGTCTTTCAGCAGTATTCCCTCTATCCGCACATGACGGTGCGGCAAAACCTCGAATTCCCGCTGAAGTCGCCGCTGTTGCGCACGCCCCAGTCGATGATCGACCAGAAGGTCAAGTCCATTGCCGAGGTCCTGCAGATCTCCCACAAGCTCGACAACAAGGCGACGGCCCTTTCGGGGGGGGAGATGCAGCGCGTCTCGATCGGTCGGGCGCTGGTGCGCAATCCGCAAATCTATCTCATGGATGAACCACTGAGCTCGCTCGACGCGAAACTCCGGTCCGATCTCCGCGTTGAACTGAAGAATATTCAGGCACAGTCGGGCGCCACTTTCCTCTATGTGACGCATGACCAGATCGAGGCGATGACCATGGCGACCCATGTCGGTGTCTTAAAGGAGGGCCGGCTCGTACAATTCGGATCGCCGCGCGAGATCTATGAAACGCCGGTCAGCATCTATGCCGCAACCCGGCTTGGCCAGCCGCGCATCAACGTCCTCCCCGCAAACCTCTTCCCCGGCGCACCGGCCAGGGCCCATTCCATTGGCCTGCGGCCCGAGCATATTCACCAGGGGGAAGGTCGAGAAGCCCGGGTGATCCGGGTCGAGCATCTCGGCGATCAGACGCGCCTTCATCTGACCCTTGGGGAACACCCGATCATCACTGTCACCGATGCCCATACCGCCCTGAAGGGCGGCGACGTCATCAGAATCCAGCCGCGCGAGCCGCTCTATTTCGATGCGGCCGGAATGCGTCTCATTTAAGGGAGGGTCTCATGCCTCAATTTCTCAACAGCAGGGAAAATGCCGTTACCGAAGCCATCGACGGCGTGCTCATGGCCTCGGCCGGCGCTTTGAGCCGCCTGGACGGCTATCCCCACATCCGCGTCGTGGTGCGGTCCGACTGGGACAAGTCGAAGGTAGCGATTGTGTCGGGCGGCGGATCCGGCCACGAGCCGGCTCATGCCGGCTTTGTCGGACGCGGCATGCTGACGGCAGCTGTGTGTGGTGATGTTTTTGCCTCGCCGAGCGTCGATGCCATCCTGGCTGCAATCCTTGCGGTAACGGGACCGCTCGGTTGCCTGCTGATCGTCAAGAATTATACCGGTGACCGTCTGAACTTCGGCCTTGCGGCCGAGCGCGCCCGCGCCTTCGGGCTCAATGTCGGCATGGTGATCGTTGACGATGACATCGCGCTTCCGGACCTGCCGCAGTCACGCGGGGTCGCGGGCACGCTCTTCGTCCACAAGATCGCCGGTGCGATGGCGGAAAACGGAGCCAGCCTCGATGCCGTCACCGATACCGCTCGCCGGGTGATCGCCAGTATTCGCTCGATCGGCATTTCGCTCGACACCTGCACCGTGCCGGGCTCGCCCAAGGAATCGAGAATTCCCGAGGGCCGTGCCGAACTTGGCCTTGGCATCCATGGCGAGGCGGGTGTGGAGCAGATCGAATATGACGGCGTGTGCGGCGCGGTGGCCGCGATGGTGGAACGGCTAGGCGCAGGCATGGAAGACAAGCCGCATGTCGTGCTCATCAACAATCTCGGTGGGACCTCCGTCCTCGAAATGGCGGTGGTCGTCAACGAACTGGTCCGGTCGGCGATCGGCTCGCGGATCTCTCATATCGTCGGACCTGCCCCATTGATGACCTCGCTGGACATGCAGGGCTTTTCGATCTCGGTCATGCCGGCGGAAAAAGCCGATCTCGACCTTCTGGCCAAGCCCGTCGATCTTGCGGCATGGCCCGGTGTAAGGGTTGTCCGACCGGTCAACGTCATAGCCCTGCCCGACGGACTGACCCCGATTGCGCCACTTGCCTCGCAGCATGTGCCGACGCGGCAGTTCCTGAGCGAATGCTGCAAACTTCTGATCGAGGCGGAGAAGGATCTCAACGCGCTTGATGCAAAATCCGGTGACGGTGATACCGGCTCGACCCTTGCAAGTGCCGCACGGGCCCTGATGGAGGCGCTGGACAGGCTGCCGCTTGCTGACCATACGCAGTTGCTGCGCGCCATGGGCCAGGAGCTGAGCCAGACCATGGGCGGTTCTTCCGGTGTACTGCTCGCCATCTTCTTTGCTGCGGCAGGCGATGGAGCCTCAAGTGGTCTGGGTATGCGCGATGCGCTCAAGGCCGGCCTCACCAGGATGCAGGAGATTGGCGGCGCCGAGCTCGGTGACCGAACCATGATCGATGCGCTCTCGCCCGCGCTTGACGCCTATGACAAGGGTTTCGCGCCAGCGGCAAGTGCAGCACGCGCAGGCGCTAACCTCACCGCAACCTACGTCAAGGCCCGAGCCGGACGGGCCGCTTACATCAATGCTCAGCAGCTCGAAGGACACATCGATCCAGGAGCAGAGGCTGTCGCGCGTCTCTTCGAATTCCTTGCGCGACGCCGTGGTGGATCTCAGGGCAAGGCGGCTGAGTGATGCACTGAGGCAAGGGCGGGTGCTGCGGCATGCCGTGCATCCGCACCGTCTGTGTCACACCAAGTCAAAACTGTGTTCGGACGGGGACTTCAGGCTCCAAGCTATAGACGCAGCGCTGGCCGCTGCGACCGCTGGGGCAGTGGCGTCACTCGAAGGGAGAATGATATGCCGGCTGGAGAAGCAGCACGCAGGAGGCGTTGTCTTTGGCGCAGCGGGTACCTCGCAGTCGATGACAATGTCTGACGGTTCCACATGTTCGGCTTCGTTGTGACTGAACCCATCGCGACATGGGACAAAGATCATCCATGCGGGCGCGACCAGATTGGCGGATAGGGCATCGTAAAACGCACCGGACAACATAGGCACACTCTGCGACCTTGCAGGCAGGCAGCGCTGCCATGTAAGCATCGATCCACAGATAGTGCCATTCCCC
Proteins encoded:
- a CDS encoding ABC transporter ATP-binding protein gives rise to the protein MAQIRVENLRKDFGAFNAVKSSTFTVEDGEFFMLLGPSGCGKTTTLRMMAGLELPTSGEIYIGGEEVGMKRASERDIAFVFQMFALYPHMNVRKNISYPLVSQGVSRSEVDRRVAEVARILQISSILDKPVGGLSGGDRQRVALGRAIVRQPKAFFMDEPLGALDAEFREHMAEELRALHDRMGATTVYVTHDQLEAMQMGDKIVVMNHGVIEQFGKPQQIYDWPASKFVAKFIGSPPMSFLEFDGAIEEGGNAVLIGESRIELPKSREGRKGALTLGVRPEHVRLSDAADLRGRVAAVEYLGTTQILTIETNHGEIKARTASSDVIKTGASVGLELDRRSLTLFDAMSGKALLSEGNEGVLSRG
- a CDS encoding ABC transporter ATP-binding protein — translated: MADVILSSISKSFGATRALDDVTMTVPDGAFVVLLGPTGAGKTTLLRTVSGLETQDKGDVRIGGHSMAGLTPAQRNIAMVFQQYSLYPHMTVRQNLEFPLKSPLLRTPQSMIDQKVKSIAEVLQISHKLDNKATALSGGEMQRVSIGRALVRNPQIYLMDEPLSSLDAKLRSDLRVELKNIQAQSGATFLYVTHDQIEAMTMATHVGVLKEGRLVQFGSPREIYETPVSIYAATRLGQPRINVLPANLFPGAPARAHSIGLRPEHIHQGEGREARVIRVEHLGDQTRLHLTLGEHPIITVTDAHTALKGGDVIRIQPREPLYFDAAGMRLI
- a CDS encoding dihydroxyacetone kinase subunit DhaK; the encoded protein is MPQFLNSRENAVTEAIDGVLMASAGALSRLDGYPHIRVVVRSDWDKSKVAIVSGGGSGHEPAHAGFVGRGMLTAAVCGDVFASPSVDAILAAILAVTGPLGCLLIVKNYTGDRLNFGLAAERARAFGLNVGMVIVDDDIALPDLPQSRGVAGTLFVHKIAGAMAENGASLDAVTDTARRVIASIRSIGISLDTCTVPGSPKESRIPEGRAELGLGIHGEAGVEQIEYDGVCGAVAAMVERLGAGMEDKPHVVLINNLGGTSVLEMAVVVNELVRSAIGSRISHIVGPAPLMTSLDMQGFSISVMPAEKADLDLLAKPVDLAAWPGVRVVRPVNVIALPDGLTPIAPLASQHVPTRQFLSECCKLLIEAEKDLNALDAKSGDGDTGSTLASAARALMEALDRLPLADHTQLLRAMGQELSQTMGGSSGVLLAIFFAAAGDGASSGLGMRDALKAGLTRMQEIGGAELGDRTMIDALSPALDAYDKGFAPAASAARAGANLTATYVKARAGRAAYINAQQLEGHIDPGAEAVARLFEFLARRRGGSQGKAAE